The region TCTCCTTGCTGTTTCAATGTTTATGTTGTTCCTTTCATTTTTAGTTTCTTGTTAATAATACCTAGGCCACTTCCATATAAACAATAAATATAGCTATTAATTTCAAAGTTATGTGTCTTTAAATTGGTATGACAAATACAGTGGTGCACTCCCAATTTCGATAATTACAGGTATACTCCTAACATTGAGTTTATAAAGAGGAATAATAAGTGGCAGAAGAAACTATTTTTAGTAAAATTATACGTAGAGAAATCCCCGCAGATATCTTATTTCAAGATGATTTGGTAACCGCGTTTCGTGATATCAATCCTCTGGCTCCAAGCCATATCTTGATTATTCCTAATCATCTTATTGCTACTGTCAATGATGTTAAAGCTTCAGATGAGAGAGCATTAGGTCGTATGATGACCGTTGCTGCCAAAATTGCTGAAGAGGAGGGGATAGCTAACGATGGATACCGGTTAATTATGAACTGTAATAAACATGGTGGTCAGGAGGTTTATCATATTCATATGCATTTAGTCGGTGGTAGACCTTTAGGGCGGATATTAGCAACGTAAAGATAACCATCGCGTAGAGAACACCATTTTATGGGGCATTCATGGCTCCGTTAACGTTAAGATCCGTCTGAGAATACACAATGATAAAATTTATTTTAGTGATTACTTTTGCCTTATTTATGAGTGCATGCGCACCACATTCCGCTGGATTAATGGCCAGTTCAACCGGTGAGGTGAGAGTCGATAATCGATCATTTGCGAGTGAAATTAGCGTTGAACAGCTTAAATCTCGTCAGCAAGAAGGTTTTTTACAAGGATCAGGCTTGATCATAAGTAAAGTTGCTACTTCTCTTCGTCTCCAATATAAGTTTACGTGGTATGACATTAATGGCTATTCACTTGACGATGAAGGTGTGGCGTGGAAATCATTAAAAATTCATGGAAAACAGCAAATTCAAGTGTCTGGTGTTTCACCTAGTGCTAATGCCGTTAGGTATGAATTGTATGTGAGGATGGCTTTTTCTAACTAACTTATTTTTGCATCGACATGAGTGCCAACATGTAAGTTGGCATTTTTTATGTGCAAATGACCACACAAGTATGTCAATCATTTGTATTAATCATGTATAATCGCTAGCGCCAAGGGGTGATATCGTATTATATACGGTATCTGAGATGTCATGTGACAAACCCTTTGAACCTGATCCGGCTTATACCGGCGTAGGAATGGGCCAATTTTTGATTTTTCAATCATGATCAAATTCAATATCCTTTCTCGCTTTTCAATTGCCGGATCTCAAAATAATCATTTGGGGTCCTCATGTCTGTTTCAAAACGGTTTACGATAAAAAAAATGTCACCAGCAGCGCTGGTAGTTTCGAGTGTGCTGACTAGTTTCTATGCGCTATCTGCTGAACAGAACCAAGATTCTGAACTAGAGGATGAAATGGAAGTGGTGGTGGTTGCATCAGACTTTCGTGGCACGGCGATTGAAAAGATGCCGTCTAGTGTCACGATTATCGATCAACAACAGATTGAAGATGAAGGTGCGCAGCACTTTGAAGATATATTAAATTCCATCGCGAATTTGAATTGGTCAGGAGGAAGCTCAAGACCTAAATATTTTCAAATCAGAGGTGTGGGTGAGCAAGAGGAATATCAAGGTGCACCTAATTCTTCGGTCGGTTACATTATTGATGATATCGATATGTCAGGGTTAGGCATGATATCGAGTATGTACGACTTACAGCAAGTTGAAGTGCTTCGTGGACCTCAAGGCACCCGTTATGGCGCCAATGCGCTTGCTGGGCTTATTTATCTTAAAAGTAATGACCCTACCGATGTGTTTGAGCATGGTGCGGAAGTCTCTGTCGGTGACGATGCATTGACAACTTTTAGTGGTTTTAGTTCAGGACCATTAACCGATTCCGGCAAGTTATTGTATCGCGTCTCATTACAACAACATAATCAAAATGGTTACCAAGATAATCTCTATCTAGGCCGTGATGACACCAATGCTCGTGATGAATTTACTGGCCGAGCAAAATTGCGCTGGTATGCCACGGACGATTTAGAGGTGGACTTAACCTTGTTGCATGCCAATTATGATAATGGCTATGATGTGTGGACTTTGGACAATAATGGTGAAAATACGCTGACCGATGCCCCTGGTGTTGATAAGCAGCGCACCACAGGCAGTTCACTTAAGTTTACTTATACGGGGGCCGACAAATTTGAGCTGGTTTCTTTGACGTCTTATGCCAATTCACAAACAGATTATAATTACGATGGTGATTGGGCTAACCCTGATTATTGGGCTGGTTTGGATTGTGGCGTGTCTATAGGCACTAAACCTTGTGTTTATAACGCGACTTGGGATAAAGAGGGAGAGAGAACGACTTTATCTCAAGAATTAAGGTTATCTTCTAATGATGCCGGCAGAATATTTTTAAATTCTACTAATTGGTTAATTGGTGTTTATTATTCCCGCTTAGATGAGGAGAACCTAACGACTGATTATTCTAAATACAATTCAGGAAAACTAGCTCCGTTATATAATGAGAGAACTAAATATTTAGATGCGAGTTATAATGCGAATACTTACGCTGTTTTTGGTCAAATAGATACCGACTATTCTAATGGTTATTTATTGTCTATAGGACTTCGCCTAGAGGGCCGCCAGAGTGACTATGAAGATAGCGGCCGTAAAGAGGATAAAGATGGCCATGTTATTGATGTCAATGGTCAGGAATTTGATCCAAGTGAAACAATGTGGGGTGGTCATGTCGCCCTTAGTAAAACCCTGAACCATGATCATGAGGCGTATATGCGAGTCGCTCGAGGTTACAAAGCGGGCGGTTTTAACATGTCACTTCCTGTGGAGCTGTCTGATAAGAAAGAGTATGACACCGAGACCTTGTATAATTATGAAATAGGTTTGAAGTCCATTTGGCTCGATGGGGCTGCCAATACTAACTTCTCATTGTTTTATATGGACAGGCGAGATCAACAAGTTGCTGCATCGCAACAGAATCCAGATGATATCTCTGAGTTTATTCTCTATACCGAAAATGCCGGTAGTTCGCATAACTATGGCGCAGAACTAGATGGTACTTGGTATGCGACCAATAATCTTAAGCTATATACCAGTCTTGGGTGGTTAGAAACGGCCTATGGAGATTATGCATACCAGGATGGAGGTGGGAATACCGTGGATTTAAGCGGGCGTGAGCTGGCGCATTCTCCTCAATTCACTTACAGTGCTGGTGCGACTTATCGTACCGACTCTGGCTGGTTTGCGAATGTAACAGGTAGTGGTAAAAGTGATTTTTATTACTCAGACAGCAACGAGTCAAAATCACAAGCTTATACCATTTTTAATGCCCGTGTGGGTTATGAAGCTGAGTACTGGTCAGCCTATTTATGGGGACGTAACTTGTTTGATGAGCAATACGGCACCCGAGGGTTTT is a window of Shewanella sp. VB17 DNA encoding:
- the hinT gene encoding purine nucleoside phosphoramidase; translated protein: MAEETIFSKIIRREIPADILFQDDLVTAFRDINPLAPSHILIIPNHLIATVNDVKASDERALGRMMTVAAKIAEEEGIANDGYRLIMNCNKHGGQEVYHIHMHLVGGRPLGRILAT
- a CDS encoding YcfL family protein, coding for MIKFILVITFALFMSACAPHSAGLMASSTGEVRVDNRSFASEISVEQLKSRQQEGFLQGSGLIISKVATSLRLQYKFTWYDINGYSLDDEGVAWKSLKIHGKQQIQVSGVSPSANAVRYELYVRMAFSN
- a CDS encoding TonB-dependent receptor, whose translation is MSVSKRFTIKKMSPAALVVSSVLTSFYALSAEQNQDSELEDEMEVVVVASDFRGTAIEKMPSSVTIIDQQQIEDEGAQHFEDILNSIANLNWSGGSSRPKYFQIRGVGEQEEYQGAPNSSVGYIIDDIDMSGLGMISSMYDLQQVEVLRGPQGTRYGANALAGLIYLKSNDPTDVFEHGAEVSVGDDALTTFSGFSSGPLTDSGKLLYRVSLQQHNQNGYQDNLYLGRDDTNARDEFTGRAKLRWYATDDLEVDLTLLHANYDNGYDVWTLDNNGENTLTDAPGVDKQRTTGSSLKFTYTGADKFELVSLTSYANSQTDYNYDGDWANPDYWAGLDCGVSIGTKPCVYNATWDKEGERTTLSQELRLSSNDAGRIFLNSTNWLIGVYYSRLDEENLTTDYSKYNSGKLAPLYNERTKYLDASYNANTYAVFGQIDTDYSNGYLLSIGLRLEGRQSDYEDSGRKEDKDGHVIDVNGQEFDPSETMWGGHVALSKTLNHDHEAYMRVARGYKAGGFNMSLPVELSDKKEYDTETLYNYEIGLKSIWLDGAANTNFSLFYMDRRDQQVAASQQNPDDISEFILYTENAGSSHNYGAELDGTWYATNNLKLYTSLGWLETAYGDYAYQDGGGNTVDLSGRELAHSPQFTYSAGATYRTDSGWFANVTGSGKSDFYYSDSNESKSQAYTIFNARVGYEAEYWSAYLWGRNLFDEQYGTRGFYFGNEPDQDWADKQYIRYGDPRQLGLTVSVKFL